In Aquimarina sp. TRL1, a single window of DNA contains:
- the cysM gene encoding cysteine synthase CysM: MSHHILELIGNTPLVKATSIIDNPDITLFLKLEGNNPGGSVKDRAAYNMIRSALDRGTIDQDAKLIEATSGNTGIALAMIAGIFGLSIELVMPENSTKERVQTMRAYGAKVTLTPADSGIEGARDYAEKKVTEEGFFMLNQFANEDNWKAHYTTTGPEIWRDTEKSITHFVSSMGTTGTIMGTSTFLKEQSSEVQIVGVQPTDESRIPGIRKWPKEYLPKIFNPDKVDQVIEVSQEEATNMTKRLAKEEGIFCGMSSGGAVTAALKLSKTIKKGVIVAIICDRGDRYLSSELFE; encoded by the coding sequence GGCTACTTCTATTATAGATAACCCAGATATCACCTTATTTCTAAAACTGGAAGGAAATAATCCAGGAGGAAGTGTCAAAGACCGTGCAGCATATAATATGATCCGATCCGCTCTGGATAGAGGAACAATCGATCAAGATGCTAAGTTAATCGAAGCAACCAGTGGTAATACAGGTATTGCATTAGCTATGATTGCAGGTATTTTCGGACTTTCTATAGAATTGGTAATGCCGGAAAACTCCACCAAAGAACGTGTACAGACTATGCGCGCCTATGGAGCAAAAGTTACACTCACTCCTGCTGATAGCGGAATTGAAGGTGCCAGAGATTATGCAGAAAAAAAAGTTACTGAAGAAGGTTTCTTTATGCTGAATCAATTTGCAAATGAAGATAATTGGAAAGCACACTATACCACTACTGGTCCCGAAATATGGAGAGATACCGAAAAATCCATTACTCATTTTGTTTCTTCAATGGGAACCACCGGTACCATTATGGGAACTTCTACTTTTCTGAAAGAACAATCCTCTGAAGTACAGATTGTAGGAGTACAACCTACGGATGAATCCAGAATTCCGGGAATCAGAAAATGGCCTAAAGAGTACTTACCCAAAATCTTTAATCCGGACAAAGTAGATCAAGTCATAGAAGTTAGCCAGGAAGAGGCTACCAATATGACAAAACGATTAGCTAAAGAAGAGGGAATTTTTTGTGGAATGAGTAGTGGAGGTGCTGTAACAGCAGCACTAAAATTGTCTAAAACAATCAAAAAAGGAGTAATCGTAGCAATTATCTGTGACCGAGGTGATCGATACCTGAGTTCCGAACTATTCGAATAA